The DNA sequence TTTTGGGTGCCTACCCATGCTCAGGAATGCCCAGTCGCCATTCCGGGGTTACCTCCTTTCGGCAACGACAATTGCGGAATCCACTTCAATAGCGGCGTCCAAAACCACTGGTTTTATCTGCTTTCCGTAGGTGGCAGTCAACTGAATATTCCCGTAGAGCCAATTGGCCCGGATGCAGCCGCACAGATTGCGTTCCGGAGCTTGCAATTCTATCTCCATCCTACGGCATCCTTCGAAGACGCCCGCAGAGCCTCCATCCAATCTGCCGAAGACCTCTTTGGCCGATGCTCGCCTCAATGGATACAAGTCCAGAATGCTTGGGCGGCGGTCGGCGTGGGCAATCCCCATCTCCAGCTTTGTCCGCATATTTCAGGTCCAGACACGGTATGCCTCAACGCAGTCGGCAAATACAGCCTCACTATGGAAGCAAGTGCCCCAGACGCATCGCTCACATGGACCAGTATCCCCACAGGATGGCTCTATTCGCTATCAGGTCCCAATGAAACCATCCTCAATCTGGAACCACCGGAAATCCTGACGCCCGGAACCTATTTCGTTTCCGTTTCAGCGAGACGGGGAACCGAGGAGGTGCGATCCTCCCATCCGATTCATTTCGTGGAATGCACAGATCCGGATTCCGATCCTGCCAGTCCACCCCGTGGGCCTTCTCCCTATTTATTCGCAGCCCCCAATCCCACCTTCCGGAACGCTACCCTGTACTTCCCCTATCTGTACAATGATGGGGATCTGTCGGTGTTTGACCCGCAAGGCAGGCTGGTACATCGGGAATCGATCGAATCTAGCGGCCGAAAGGTCGATTTATCCCACCTGACTCAAGGCCTCTACTATCTCCAGCTCAAGGCTCCTAGCATGGCGCCGATCACAACGATGCTGCAACTTTTGCCATCTCCCTGATTTTCAGGCACCGTTTAAAAAAAGATGAATTTTTTCGATTTTTTATCATCGGGGACTTGTGTAATTAACTTTACCATACTACCTTCGCAACGCCTTACAGAAAAGGCCTATCAAGCAGCTCAGGTGGCGGAATTGGTAGACGCGTTGGTCTCAAACACCAATAGGGAAACCTGTGTGGGTTCGAGTCCCACCCTGAGTACAAAATGGCTGTCTCGTTTTCGAGATGGCCATTTTTGCATACATAGATTCAGATTGCCTTCAGGAGCCTTGGCAAGATCCTGAAAGGTATTTGGGCGTGCCCCAGCGGCTTGCCAGTATTTCCTCGCCAATCATCGGAGGCGCTGGGTCGGAGTCTTCCGGACTCGCTGGCGCTCGGTCGGTGGATGAGGAGCCCTGTTCTGGACATTCCGAAAGGAGTCCATCTCCAAAGGCCAGCCCCAGCAGCTTACCTGTTCGTAGACATTGTCCCAAAGCTCCACCGACTACTCCTGCAGGTTCCTCACGCCTCCGCAGGCCATCCGCACCCGAAAATGGATTCCCTCTCAGATCCCAACATTCTCATCCTCTGTCCAGTCCTTGAGCCCGACATATTCATCCATCGTGGAAACTTGTCAAAACCCCAAAAAACCCGTTTCTTGAATTCGGTCCTTTCCATCCAAATCTGAACCTAGAACCTGCCCCATGGCTACAGAAACCTCCACCCATCTCAATATCAAATGCCCCAACTGCGGGTCACCCGAAGTGGTATTCCATGCAGGCAACCAAGCCCTGACCTGCTCGCATTGTGGCTATGAGAAACAACTCCCCAAGGAAACGCACGAAATTGTCGAACAACCGCTGGGCGCTTCCTTCCACTTGGAAGATGCCCAAACCGGACTCGAAATCGTCACGAAAGCCTATCACTGCAATGGGTGTGGAGCAGATGTGGCAGTCGAGGCCGATCAGGTAAATTTCGCATGCCCATTCTGCGGCTCTGAAAATGTCAACGAATCGGCCCTCGACACCCGGATCATTCGACCAGCAGGCGTCATGCCCTTCAAAGTAGAGAAGAGCACCGCGCTCGATGCATTCAAGCACTGGCTCGGACAAGGTTGGTTTCGCCCTGGAGATCTCGCCAAAAAAGCCCAGGTGGACAAACTCAAGGGCGTTTACCTCCCGTTCTGGACCTTTGATGCGCATACCTCCAGCCAGTGGCGCGCCGATGCCGGATATTACTACTACGTCCAGGAATCCTACACCGACAGTGATGGCAACCGCCAAACCCGCCAAGTGCGGAAGGTCCGCTGGGAACCTGCGGCAGGTAGACATTCCGAGTTTTTTGACGATGTCATGGTCATCGCCTCACAAGGGGTGTCCCAAGATATGATGGAAGACATCCTCCCCTTCAATATCAAGGACGTGGTCAACTACGACAGTCGATACTTGCTAGGCTGGGAAACTGAGCTGTACCAAAAGGATCTCAAAGAAGGATTCGGAGTCGCCGATGACATCATGGATCAAGCCATTCGTGCGGCCTGTTCCAGAGCTGTACCCGGCGACACCCAGCGGAATCTTCGCGTCAAGACCCAAAAAACCGGGCTCACCTTCAAGCACCTCTTGCTTCCTGTCTGGGTCGCCGGATATACATACAAGGGCAAGATCTACCAGTTCATCGTCAACGGCCAAAATGGACAAGTTGCGGGTAAGAAACCGTGGTCTGCCATCAAGATTGCTCTGGCGGTCCTCGCAGCAGCAGCCGTCGCAGCAGCTATCTGGTATTTCTCCGAGATGCAGGGCAATGGCCCCATCGTCTTCGAATAACCCATCCCTACAAGACTAAAGCCCCCAATGCGCATCAGCACATTGGGGGCTTTTGATTGTCAACGGTTCAGGCAACCGCTTATCGCTGAACGGAAGATTCACCCAAATGCTTGTCCATGAAGGTGGTCATCTCCCAAAGCATGTGCATGACGGATTCGTATGCACGATATCCATGGCTCTCCGCAGGCAACATGACCAGTCGGGCATCTCCTCCCAGCCCTTTGAGGGCATTGAAGAGACGCTCACTCTGCATCGGATAGGTTCCGGAGTTGTTGTCAGCCTCCCCGTGAATCAGCAAGATCGGCTCATTGATCTTGTCAGCATGGCTGAAGGGAGACATCGTGTAGTACACCTCTGGAGCTTCCCAGTAGGTACGCTCTTCAGATTGGAACCCAAATGGCGTCAGCGTACGGTTGTATGCCCCAGAACGCGCAATTCCACACTGGAAGAGATCACTATGCGCCAAGAGATTGGCAGTCATGAAAGCTCCATAGGAGTGTCCGCCTACTGCTACTCGGGCAGGATCACCCACCCCCATTTCATCCAATTTATTGATTGCTGCTTCAGCATTGGCCACCAACTGCTCTCGGAAGCTATCATTGGGCTCTGCATCTCCTTCGCCCACGATAGGCATACCGGGATCATCCAACACGGCGTATCCTCGCATCAGCCAGAAGAGCGGGGAGGCCCAGTTGATCCGGATGAAGGTATAGGGAGAACCACTCACCTGCCCAGCAGCATCCTTGCTTTTGTATTCCTCTGGATATGCCCACATCAACACAGGCAATTTACCATCGCGCTCCTTGTCGTATCCCGGAGGGAGATACAGGGTCCCAGTAAGCTCCACGCCATCTTTCCGAGTATAGCGAATGAGTTCCTTCTGCACTTCCTTCATCTGAGGGTAAGGATGCGGGAAGTCGGTGATGGCCGTCAATTCATCCTTCTTGAGATTGCGGATATAGTAGTTGGCGGGCTCATCAGTGGACTCTCTACGGGTGATGACCTCCATTTTCTTCAGATCGTAGATGACGACTGGAGATTCGTAGTATGGCGCCTCTGATCTCCAAAGACGTTCTGTTTCACCGGTAGCGATTTCGTATTGGTCCACAAAGGGGCGATTTCCTTCTGGTGAGGCACCTGTACCAGTCAAATACAGATATTTCCCCTTCTTGTCTGTCAGTAGCACCTGACGGCCATATTCGTTCTCGTGCGTCTCAAAATCGCCTGGGTCGTTGTAACGATCCTCCCAAGATCGGTCCCAAATGACCTCTGTTCCTTTGGCGGGATCAGCAGGAGAGAACTTTTGAGTAACGATCCTGCGATTGCTCCACCAGTACTGATAAGTCAGTGCCAGATCGTCATTTCCCCACTCGATGCCACTGTAACGTAGCTCAAAGTCCATATCCTTGACAGCTTCACCGGTAAATGGAGCCTCCAAATGGAAAAGGGCATCTCTCACATCCGTCTCTATGGCCGGGTCCCCTTCATCTTGCGCTTCAGCCCAATAGAGGGTCGCAGGTTTGTCTGCCCTCCAAGAAAAGCTTCTTGGGCCAGTCCGTACAGCCATGAACCCTTTGGGAATGGTCTCTCCGGAAGGCACATTGGCCACAGTTTTGACAACATTCCCCGCCATATCCCAAATCTCAATCGTCATCGGAAAACGAGAGTATGGTACGAGGTATGAAAACGGCTGCTCGACTTTGGTGACAAGCAGATATTGACCGTCGGGACTATCTGCGAATCCGCGGATGATCCCGGGTTCCCCGATAGGCTCGGCAGTACCTCCGATCTTCATTTTTTTGAGCTGTCCGCTCGCATAATAGGTGAAGAGCTCCTCATCAAAACGGTTCTTCAACAAATCCTGATAGGTTCTCACGGCAGCTTTGCGGTCTCCGGTCTCCGAAATGGTAGGTCCCTCTGGCGTGGTGGGAGCCTCTGGAGCCGCACCAACATCATCCAATTTGGATCTGTAAACGATGGTTTCGTTGTCGGATAACCATGTATAGGGCGTTCCAGCCATGGATCCATTCAGCTCTGCCTCTGTCAGCTTTTGAGCGGATGCCTGAGCTACATCAATCACCCACAGCTCAAGTCCTTTTCCGGTATTATGGGTAAACGCCACGCGAGCTCCATCGGAAGACCAGCGGATGTTCCGCATATTGGCCTTTTCAGGCAATCCAGTCACTTTGCGCTCGGTGCCATCCATCTGCTTGAGCGTGAATCCGGTGGTGTAGGCATTGCGACTTCCGTCGAACGCACGAGGATTGATTCGAAGGCCAGCCAATCTGAGCTCAGGAGCCGCAACCTCCTCGATGGAAGGCAAGCTCGGATTGTCCATCAAGAGCATGACTTGATTGTCCGGACTCAAGGAAGTCCAAGGCGTGGTCGGAGCGTCGATCAGATCCGCGATCGGCTTGGGTGGGGTTTGATACATGAGATTGTTTTGCGCGAATGCAGGGGTCGAGGTCCCCAAGATCCATCCGCCTACGAGGCTGAGGGTCAAGGTACGTAGATTCATCTGATGATTGGTCATTTCCAGCACCCAAATTCTCCCAATTGCCCAATCAGTCAATTTGGCAAAAAAGCGAATGGAGGGGCCAGCAGTGAAAAAATATATGTAAAAGGCCGCCTATCGGCCCATTCCTTCTACAAACTTCAAAAAGGCTTCTTTGTAGGAATTGCTAATCGGAATTTCCTTGTCACCGATATAGATCCGATTGTGCTGAATCAGGGAGATGTGATCAAGCCCGACAATGTAGGACTTGTGTACCCGCATGAAAGATTTGACAGGAAGCTTTTTCAGCATATTGGTCATGCTCATCAAGGTCAAGATCTTCTGGGTCGGGGTATGGACGGCGATGTAATCCCGCATGCCCTCGATGTACCGAATATCTTCATAGTTGACCTTGAAAAATCGGGTATCCGATTTGATAAACAGATACTCCTGAGATTCATCCTCTCCAGCAAGTTCCTGGTTTTTGAGGGCATCCTCAGCCTTCAATTGGCTCTGAGCTTTGTTGACGGCCTTGACAAACCTATCGAACAAAATGGGTTTGAGCAGATAGTCGACTGCATTTAGCTCATAGCTATCCACTGCATATTCCGAGTAGGCCGTCGTAAAAACCACCATAGGAGGCTCGGAAAGGGTTTTGAGGAACTGTAGCCCCGAGAGATCTGGCATCTGAATATCTAGGAACATCAGATCCACTGCATTTTCCTGAAGGTAGGCTGCCGCCTCAAGGGGATTCTGGAAAGTCTTCAACAACTCCACATTGGGCACTTTTCCAGCAAATCGTTCGATGATTTCCAAGCCCAAGGGTTCGTCGTCAATGGCAATGGCTTTGAGGATCATAAGGTAATCTTGAGGATTGTGTGGTAGGTTTTGTCTGTTGGCTGAATGGACAGTACATACGAGTCCTTGTAAATAAGTTCCAGTCGCTTGCGGACATTCGTCAATCCAACTCCCCCAATATGCTTAGGTTCAGCGGATCGCGTGGATTGAAGCGTATTGGACACTTCGAATGTAAGCTCACCATTCGAAAGCGTCAGTCGAATTTGGATACGCGAAGGATGCACCGTGCTCACGCCATGTTTAAATGCATTTTCAACAAATGGAATCAGCAGCAAAGGAGCAATCTCTGCGACCTGCACTTCTCCGGACACATCGAAGGACACCTCCACCGAGGGATCAAGCCTCAGCCGCTGCAAGGCGATATAATTCTCAATATATTCAATTTCCTTGCCCAATGGTACCTTGGCGTCATTGGATTCATAGAGCATGTACCGCATCATATGGGAGAGCTGGGCAATTCCCTGAGCCGTCTCTTCATCATCATGCTTGAAAGCGAGCCCATAGAGGCCGTTGAGGATATTGAACAGGAAATGAGGGTTGATCTGATGCTTGAGTGCCATCAATTCCGCCCGAAGCTTCTCCTGCTCCAACTCGCGACGCCTGCGCTGAACCTTGAACCAACTGTAGGTGAACCCATAGAAGTTGGCCGCCAACATGAATCCGCCATTGATGACCATATTGGTCCGCATCCAAATATTGAAACTCGACCAATCCTGCCCATACAACTCGGATAATCCCACCCGATCCATGTACCGGAGATCCAACGCACTCTCTATCACCGAGAATCCCACCAAGAAGGCAACATTGATCAAGAGAAAATAGGCAAATGAATTGTCCTGAAAATACCGCGGCAGGGCAATATGCGCATACGAGTAGACCATGATCGCATTCTGCACGATCCCATAGAGGAGGAACCACAAGGACTGTTCGGAAGAGAAATACTCGGGATTGAATAGACCCAAACCCAACGGATCGGGCAACATCAGATAACTGACCCCAAGCCAGATGGTGAGATGGGTCAGAATCAGGAGAAAGACGGAAAACTTCAGATTTTTCAAACGGATGAGGCTAATGAATCATCAATCCCACAAGCTACGAAACTGCAAGATTGGCATGCAACACGCTTGGCAGATGGATGTCAATCACTTGTCGAGTCCTCTGGGGAATTGGTCGTACAATTTTAAACTTCTTGCTAACCTCCCCCTTCACTCCGGGTATAAGCGGTGAAACACCTCCTACACGGAGACAATTTGGAACCTCTATGAAAATGTTGATCGTCATATTGGGATGCTTGCTAGGAATGGCTTATTGCCAAGAGGGATTGGCCCAATCTACGGGAACGACCCTCCAAGTGGCGATCACCCCTACCCTATCTAGCCGGAGCCCTGCTCGGGCCCCCAAGAAGAAAACCGCTCAAAAAACACCGGCCAAACAGACGCAGCAAGCCCCAACCACTACTCGGTGCAGGCAACAAACTGCCCAACGGCCAAAGTCAGCCAAGATCAGAGAAACATAAGCCTACTCATATAAATAAAGCCTTGAGGGAGCGCCTTCCAACCGTGGAAGGCGTTTTTTGTTGAATTCCTGCTAAATTGGAGGAGCAGCCAACAGGCTGAGTTAACGCCTAAACATACGCCTTTCATGCTCGCCAAATTCTTTCTCTTCCGAGAGCGGAATACCAACTTCCAGACCGAATCTCTCGCAGGGCTGACCACCTTCCTGACGATGGGGTACATCATGTTTGTCAACCCCGCGATCCTCTCTGAAGCGGGGATGGACAAGCAAGCCCTGATCGCGGTCACCTGTATCATATCAGCCCTTTCGACCATTCTGATGGGGATTTTTGGCAAGGTCCCCATCGCGCTTGCTCCCGGTATGGGCTTGAATGCATTTTTTGCCTATACCCTTGTGATCGGCAAAGGAATCCCTTGGCAAACGGCCCTCGGCATGGTATTTCTGGCGGGTGTGGCATTTCTATTGTTGAGCTTGACAGGCGCCAGAGAAAAATTCATTCAAAGTATCCCTAAAAGTCTCGTTACAGCCATTGCAGCCGGTATCGGCTTCTTCTTGCTGTTCATCGGCTTCAAAAACATGGGACTTGTCGTAGCGCATCCAGCCACCTTGGTTCAATTGGCAAGCTTTTCCCCTGAATCCATGATAGGAATTGCCACCCTCATGTTCACCGTTTGGCTGATGATCGCCAACATTAAGGGAGCATTATTGATCGGAATCGTAGGGGCAACGCTTGCCTCCATCCTTTTGGGATACACCCCTATGCCCGAAACATGGATTTCCCCCAACGTGGACATCTCCCCCATTGCCTTTCAGATGGACCTGAAAGACGCGCTCCAATGGACGTACATCGGGCCTATCTTTGCCCTGTTCTTCGTGGACATGTTTGATACCATCGGGACATTGGTAGCCTGCTCGCTTGAGGCCAAGCTGGAAAAGAAAGATGGTAGCATTGAACGGATCAGGCCGATGCTTCTGGTAGATGCCGCTGCCACCACAGCGAGTGGATTGCTGGGCACTTCCCCGACCACTGCGTTCGTGGAATCGACCACAGGCATCACTGCTGGAGGCAAAACAGGATTCACCTCCGTTGTTACGGGATTGCTTTTTCTGTTGGGGCTGGTATTCATCCCGGTAATCGGGATTGTTCCTGCGTATGCGACTGCTCCAAGCTTGATCATCGTAGGCGTATTGATGATCTCTCAGATGAAGAGCCTGCCGTTTGGGGACATGGAGGAATTTTTCCCTGCGGTGATAACGATTGGCACTATGGTGTTCTCCTTCCAGATTGCTGCGGGAATTTCTATGGGTTTTCTGTCTTGGGGAATCATCAAGATGCTTCGGGGGAAATTCGCGGAGATTCCATGGATCATGTACATAGTCATGGCACTCTCAGCCCTCAATTTGTCTATCTAGGAGTGGTTGCCAATCTGTCGCATTTGGACTAGATTTGTAGGGAAGCGGACTGTATTCCCTTAATCCAATCTAGCATGAAAAGAATTCTGTTGATCATGGCGCTGGCAGTAGCCAGTATTGGTCTTTATTCCTGCGAGGAAAGCGACTCCTCCGGAAACGCGGCAAACTCCACCGATGGTATCTATGCAAAGTTTGTCACTTCGAAAGGCGACATTCTCTGCCGTCTTGAGCATGAAAAAGCACCGCTGACAGTAGCAAACTTTGTGGCCCTTGCCGAGGGAGATATGCCCAACAACGAACGGGATCTGGGTGTACCCTACTACGATGGGCTCACCTTCCACCGAGTAGTTCCCAACTTCATGATCCAAGGGGGAGATCCTCAAGCCAATGGCATGGGAGGTCCCGGATACGCATTCAAAGATGAGATCCACCCCAAGCTTCGCCACAATATCCCCGGAACCCTATCTATGGCCAATGCAGGCCCTGCCACAAACGGAAGCCAATTCTTCATCACCCACGTACCGACTCCTCATTTGGACGGCCGCCACGCGGTTTTCGGCTACGTCGTAGAAGGACTGGAAACGGTATTTAAAATTCAGATGACCGACAGAATCGAGTCCATCGAAATCATCCGCCAAGGAGACGATGCAGAGAATTTCAACGCCTTGGAGATCTTCAATCAACTGAAATAGGAAATTCCATTCCCCCCAATGAATGAGCCGCTCGGAAGTCAGATTCCAAGCGGCTCACTATTTTTTCTCCCTTCCCCAAACGCCTTTTGGCTCATCGCTCCTGTAACACAAGCCTCGTTGGCAGGCCGTTTTGCTAGAGTCATTGCGATAGCTTGCCATTTCCTCACCTGCATCTGCCCATCCCTCCACAAGTTGATTCGACATTCACCAAAAGTAAAAGGGCCATCTCCGGAAGAGACAGCCCTTTGGTATATTTGACGATAGGATCACGGCTTATTCAAGCACGATCACCTTCTCGACCATTTGCACATCATTTTGTGGCGTGATTCGCAGGCTGTAAGCACCAGCTGCCAATGCACGGGTTGGAACCACCATTTGATTGTCTCCGAATTGACCTTCCAAGGCGTAAGTCGCGATAGACTGTCCCACCATGTTGATCCACTCAAATTTGACGCTACCTGCTTGCTTCAGCTCAATGCGAATCTCAACACCTTGACCCAATTGAACGGGGTTGGGAAGAATCGTAAATACGCCTCCACGACGAGTAACAGACTGAATCTCTGAGTAAGAGAATGCGCCATCAATATCCACCTGCTTCAATCGATATAGATTCTCGCCGAAGTTGGGGTTGTGATCTGTCCATTGGTAGCTCTGAGGCTGCTGGCTATCTCCCAGAGAAGATACTTGACCGACTGGGAAGAATGCGACCCCATCCTGACTACGCTCGATATCGAAATAGGCATTGTTGGTTTCGCTTCCAGTGATCCAGTCCAACTGAACCTCTGTATTCAAAGATTTCAGGCGAGCCTTGAAATCGAGGAATTCCACAGGGAGGGTTCCGCCATCAACTACAGCGCTATCCATCACAAAGTAAGCCAACTGCTCACCGGAGTGATTACGCTCTACATCATCCAACTGATCCTCTTCCACTGCGAGCAAAATCTCTGTATCGGAGAAAGCATTGGCCCCGTAAAGGACAGCCCAACCACCTTCATTCTCATCCATACCCGCCATCGTGGTCAAGGCAATTGCCGGAGCTTTCACCCCAGAAAGCGCATATACGTGGTTGTCACTGGTATCGTCGACTCCTCGGATATTGTCCGCTCCCACACTTGCTGCGAATGGACGACCTCCGAATTTGCCTGAACCTTGCTCCAAGACAATATATCCAATCAACTCTGGGTTGCGAACCTGATCTGGATCATCGCCAACATGCTTACCTGCGCGCAACCAAGTTGCCACCGGAATCCAGTTCTTGTTCTTTCCAGAAGCCCAGAATACGGACCAATCTTCATCTGCGTAAGACATCACCTGTCCCAAAACTACAGGGTTGGTGTAGGTATTTTGGTAAGATCTTGCCTCAGTAGTCCAGCTGCTGGAATTGGCAGTTTCCCAAGAGGTATCGATCACAGCCTCCACATTCCATCCATCTACCGCATCAGTATAAACCCCTTCTTCCATTACCATGTAGTAGACGCTATATCCACCGATGCTATCGCCAGAAGGATTCTGCACCTTGAGGTCAAAGCTGGTATTGGTCACATTGGTGATACGGGTAACGGCAGGCTTGTAAGTCTCATCAGGGAGCTCTACGGAAGTTACCACTACCATACTTGTGTAAACCTGAGGCAGATTGACTGTCTGCCAAGCAGTATCTACATTGGTCAATTTGCCTGTTTCGATCTTCATGTTGGAACCTGCTTCCAAAGCCGTGAACGCTACGGTATCACTGGCAGTTGAGAGCGGAAGAATCGCATCGGCGTCGTCCTTCATGTGAGCGTACAGTGTACGAGCCCCCAAGGTCACGTCATCGAAAGTAACCGTTCCGGCAAATGCAGAATCAGACAACTCCTCGCCGGTATCCAAGATTAGATCGATATGGCTGACAATGGAGGTATCACCAGAGATGGAATAAGTAACGTCCAAGAACTTGTTGTCTGGATATCCTCCGTCTGAAGGATAAGTCACATTGACAGTGGGAGGACCGTGCCAGATCATTTCCACCATGGTCACTTTGGAAGTATCCCCGTCGATATCGCTTACTTGGTAGTAGAAGGTATCTTGGTAGGAGAAGCTTCCATCCTGCAAGTAGGTAATCAGACCAGTAGCTGGATCGTAGGAAGCAGTACCATGGGAGGGTTGAGCGATGATCACCAAGGAGGTAGAGTCCAGTAAGTCTTCGGTAATATCGTTCCCGAACACATCTACTTCGACACTCTCACTGATGTAGTATTTGTCGTTGTCTGGTTCTGCCAAAGGAGAACAGTGCGGATATACTTGGTAGATCGCTGTATCGGCCATTCCCTCAGGATCGGTCACAGTCAGGACAATTTCATACCAGTAAGTGGCGCCATCGCAACCAATCGGAGAAATCAGGGTACTGGTCGTATCGTTGTAGTCAATTGCTTCGGGGTGGTTGTGGTCATTGTGATACAAGATCGTTTGCCATCCGAAGACCAACTCATCATCAGTGTGCTCAGCATCTTGAACGTCTGCTTCCAATTGCCAGATCACCGATTCTAGGACCGAGTACTCCACAACAGTGTCCATGGAAGAAGAAAGAATCTCCGGTGGCGTATTGTTGAGCCAGACCTGTAGAGTAGTTTGGCTGGACAAACTTCCTGTATCGGTCACCGTCAATGTGATGGTATAGGAAGCAGGAGTAGCTCCAGCGGTAGAGAAAGTATGAGAAGGATCGGCAGCAGTTGAGTTGTTGCCATCCCCAAAGTCCCAGAAGTAAGTCAAAGCGGCACCTTCTGGGTCCGTAGAACCACTTCCGGTAAAGTTGACCGTGAGAGAGTTGGAAGGAGCATAGAAAGTATCCAAGACAGCGGCTACTACCGGTGGTTGGTTTCCAGAAGGAGAATAAGTCACTCGACGGATCTCTGTTCCGTATCGGATATACCAGATTCCATCGTGCATGGAGCTCCATTCCATGTCCACAACCGCTCCTACATTGATGAGGAAATCCTCGACATCAGTAGGCACACTAGCAGAATCAAATTCGAAGTGCTTGATCCAATTGGCGTCGTAGTCTGCATGGAAATAAGTGTCGAAGTATTCCGCAGGAAAATCACTGCCCTCATACCAAGTACCCGCAACAGAACAGTTCCCTTCCCAATCTGGCCCCAGTACAGGGTTGGTCATGGAATCGCTCATGAGGTAAGTCTCTCCATCAATGCTCACACGTGCAAATCCACTCGACTTGTGCTTCCAGTCATAGGTGGGACGTGTATGGACAAACAGCGGATAAGAAGCAGAATCAATCTCATTGCCGGGGTTACAAGGATCTGGCCAGCTAGGAGCAGCAGAACCGGGATCCACCATCAGCTCTTTGAATTCGTAGTAATTCTGAACTCCACAACCCGCTGGCGTAGGAGCATCAGGATTGTACATGGTGATCCAGCCGCTGCTGTTGATGTCCACGCCTTCGTAAAGCGGCCATCCGAAGTTTTGTGCAGGCTCGGTCACAATGTTCATTTCCTCGAATTTACCCCAACCTACATCGCCGATGTAAAGGTGGCCGGGAGCGCCGTCTTCTGGATAGTGGCTACCCGTTTCAGGGCGAAGCGTCATCCGGTAGGGGTTCCGCAATCCCAAGGACCAAGTTCTGGATTTGGCAGAACGGGGACTGGCAGCATCGTAGAAAGGATTGGAAGAGATACCATCTCCTGTGGCAGGATCAAGTCTCAAGACCTTTCCGTTGAGGGAGGAGAGCATCTGGCATCT is a window from the Pontibacter sp. G13 genome containing:
- a CDS encoding PQQ-dependent sugar dehydrogenase; amino-acid sequence: MLRLFLAFCMFSAGFLPVMAQNPDFIDQSYLSGWNGALGMVFDNNGRMFVWEKQGTVYIVDGGVKSATPLIDISEEVGNWRDHGLLGFALDPNFLNNGYIYLYYVVDRHHLINYGTGSYSAAANEYYNATIGRITRYTAESSTNFTTVDYASRTILLGETVSTGIPILGETHGVGTILFGKDGTLLATCGDGATATFDPGGNTTGSYILQALADGICTNDEDVGSFRCQMLSSLNGKVLRLDPATGDGISSNPFYDAASPRSAKSRTWSLGLRNPYRMTLRPETGSHYPEDGAPGHLYIGDVGWGKFEEMNIVTEPAQNFGWPLYEGVDINSSGWITMYNPDAPTPAGCGVQNYYEFKELMVDPGSAAPSWPDPCNPGNEIDSASYPLFVHTRPTYDWKHKSSGFARVSIDGETYLMSDSMTNPVLGPDWEGNCSVAGTWYEGSDFPAEYFDTYFHADYDANWIKHFEFDSASVPTDVEDFLINVGAVVDMEWSSMHDGIWYIRYGTEIRRVTYSPSGNQPPVVAAVLDTFYAPSNSLTVNFTGSGSTDPEGAALTYFWDFGDGNNSTAADPSHTFSTAGATPASYTITLTVTDTGSLSSQTTLQVWLNNTPPEILSSSMDTVVEYSVLESVIWQLEADVQDAEHTDDELVFGWQTILYHNDHNHPEAIDYNDTTSTLISPIGCDGATYWYEIVLTVTDPEGMADTAIYQVYPHCSPLAEPDNDKYYISESVEVDVFGNDITEDLLDSTSLVIIAQPSHGTASYDPATGLITYLQDGSFSYQDTFYYQVSDIDGDTSKVTMVEMIWHGPPTVNVTYPSDGGYPDNKFLDVTYSISGDTSIVSHIDLILDTGEELSDSAFAGTVTFDDVTLGARTLYAHMKDDADAILPLSTASDTVAFTALEAGSNMKIETGKLTNVDTAWQTVNLPQVYTSMVVVTSVELPDETYKPAVTRITNVTNTSFDLKVQNPSGDSIGGYSVYYMVMEEGVYTDAVDGWNVEAVIDTSWETANSSSWTTEARSYQNTYTNPVVLGQVMSYADEDWSVFWASGKNKNWIPVATWLRAGKHVGDDPDQVRNPELIGYIVLEQGSGKFGGRPFAASVGADNIRGVDDTSDNHVYALSGVKAPAIALTTMAGMDENEGGWAVLYGANAFSDTEILLAVEEDQLDDVERNHSGEQLAYFVMDSAVVDGGTLPVEFLDFKARLKSLNTEVQLDWITGSETNNAYFDIERSQDGVAFFPVGQVSSLGDSQQPQSYQWTDHNPNFGENLYRLKQVDIDGAFSYSEIQSVTRRGGVFTILPNPVQLGQGVEIRIELKQAGSVKFEWINMVGQSIATYALEGQFGDNQMVVPTRALAAGAYSLRITPQNDVQMVEKVIVLE